Proteins encoded by one window of Cystobacter ferrugineus:
- a CDS encoding PHP-associated domain-containing protein produces MLIDLHAHSYLSKDCDLDPRAVLDRAAMFGLDGVAFTETNTQDGCDELFEIGAKAKVKVFVGLELITDRGQYLCFFPKPEMAPEPVQLWGSNREKPWSAAECLPKVRSLGAAIVAARPYDRDSSHPAMDYVRSLSGLVCAVEGYNARVKQTANDLAVEAAEALKVPCTGGSDARATVDEVGYGATFFKTPIQTQEQLVAALLAGDFHPVMAGELPRLTRPGEAQAARASGKHQRRGGGGGGRRRR; encoded by the coding sequence ATGCTCATCGATTTGCACGCGCATTCCTACCTGTCCAAGGACTGTGACCTGGATCCGCGCGCGGTCCTGGATCGCGCCGCGATGTTCGGCCTGGATGGAGTGGCCTTCACGGAGACCAACACCCAGGACGGATGCGACGAGCTGTTCGAGATCGGAGCCAAGGCCAAGGTCAAGGTCTTCGTCGGTCTGGAGCTCATCACCGACCGAGGGCAGTACCTGTGCTTCTTCCCGAAGCCGGAGATGGCCCCCGAGCCGGTGCAGCTGTGGGGCAGCAACCGCGAGAAGCCGTGGAGCGCCGCCGAGTGCCTGCCCAAGGTGCGCTCGCTCGGCGCGGCCATCGTCGCGGCGCGCCCGTATGACCGGGACTCGAGCCACCCGGCCATGGACTACGTGCGCTCGCTGAGCGGGCTGGTGTGCGCGGTGGAGGGGTACAACGCCCGCGTGAAGCAGACGGCGAACGACCTGGCGGTGGAAGCCGCCGAGGCGCTCAAGGTGCCGTGCACGGGGGGCAGTGACGCGCGCGCCACGGTGGACGAGGTGGGCTACGGCGCCACCTTCTTCAAGACGCCCATCCAGACGCAGGAGCAGCTCGTGGCGGCCCTGCTGGCCGGGGACTTCCATCCCGTCATGGCCGGGGAGCTGCCCCGGCTCACCCGCCCGGGTGAGGCCCAAGCGGCCCGTGCTTCTGGCAAGCATCAACGCCGCGGGGGCGGTGGGGGTGGACGCCGCCGCCGGTAG